In the genome of Cetobacterium somerae ATCC BAA-474, the window GCTATATAGAAATTAGAAGTATTTATTTCAGGAAAAAAGGTATCTCCAAAAAACTTACCTTTAATATAAGAGAAATGAAATTCGTTAATTAATGGTAAAAAATATTCATAGATAGTTTTTCCACCAATAATAAAAATTTTTTTGTTAGTAATTTTTTGTAAAGATAACGCTTTTTTTAAAGCGTTATCTGGGCAGTTAAATATTTGGATATCTTTGTGAAAAAAATTCTTATCCTTAGTCAAAACAAAATTGATTCTATTTGGAAGAGGTCTTCCAATTGATTGGAAAGTTTTTCTTCCCATAATTACAATGCTATTACTAGTA includes:
- a CDS encoding dihydrofolate reductase, which encodes MLSLIVAMDENNLIGNNNCMPWDIPEDLNLFKEITSNSIVIMGRKTFQSIGRPLPNRINFVLTKDKNFFHKDIQIFNCPDNALKKALSLQKITNKKIFIIGGKTIYEYFLPLINEFHFSYIKGKFFGDTFFPEINTSNFYIANTREFKDFIYIHYIKNTCNF